In one window of Brenneria goodwinii DNA:
- a CDS encoding VOC family protein — protein MFDHISTYATDYLKTKDFYQAVFAPLGYSIQAEFVASWNSDFPTQRLCAFGKNGEYSLWIIEVKTPFTPRHVAFASPDRESVDAFYAAGIAVGARDNGKPGLRPDYHPTYYGAFLLDPDDNNVEAVCHRPE, from the coding sequence ATGTTTGATCATATCAGTACCTATGCGACGGATTACCTGAAAACCAAAGATTTTTATCAGGCGGTATTCGCGCCATTGGGATATAGCATCCAGGCTGAATTTGTCGCCAGTTGGAATAGCGATTTCCCGACACAGCGATTATGTGCGTTTGGGAAAAATGGTGAATACTCATTATGGATTATCGAAGTAAAAACCCCTTTTACTCCCCGGCATGTTGCCTTTGCCTCGCCCGACCGGGAAAGCGTTGATGCTTTTTATGCCGCCGGTATCGCCGTCGGCGCTCGCGATAACGGCAAACCGGGGTTACGGCCAGATTACCATCCTACCTATTACGGCGCATTTTTACTCGATCCGGACGACAATAATGTGGAGGCCGTTTGCCATCGTCCGGAATGA
- a CDS encoding MFS transporter yields MSVSLLDDVEPLSPKPTANGKTPYIKRGTPQFMRVTLALFSAGLATFALLYCVQPLLPVLSQAFSISPATSSLSLSVATGTMACGLLFTGPLSDTVGRKNVMVVSLMLASICTLICAFMTSWQGVLIMRAMIGLSLSGVAAVAMSYLSEEIHPSVLAFSMGLYISGNSIGGMSGRLVSGVLSDYFPWRISVGAIGVLALISALTFWKILPASRHFRPGSLRPKALLLNAKLHWHDAGLPLLFLEGFLLMGSFVTLFNYIGYRLLASPYLLSQAVVGLLSVVYLTGTYSSPKAGALTARYGRGPVLSISIAIMLLGLLITAFSPLLCVFLGMMMFAAGFFASHAVASGWIGQRARRAKGQASSMYLFSYYFGSSLAGTVGGVFWYSYGWAGITVFLATLLIIALLVSFRLKQLDAALSG; encoded by the coding sequence GTGTCCGTCTCCCTCCTTGATGATGTGGAACCCCTTTCACCGAAACCGACCGCTAATGGCAAAACCCCTTATATAAAACGTGGCACGCCGCAGTTTATGCGCGTCACACTGGCTCTGTTTTCAGCCGGCCTGGCTACCTTCGCCCTGCTTTATTGCGTACAGCCCTTATTACCGGTTCTTTCTCAGGCTTTTTCCATTTCTCCGGCAACCAGCAGTCTGTCGCTTTCGGTAGCGACGGGAACAATGGCCTGCGGGCTGCTGTTTACCGGCCCGCTGTCTGATACCGTCGGGCGCAAAAACGTAATGGTTGTGTCGCTAATGCTGGCGTCCATTTGCACCTTGATTTGCGCCTTTATGACCAGTTGGCAAGGCGTACTGATTATGCGGGCCATGATTGGTCTGTCGCTCAGCGGCGTCGCGGCGGTCGCGATGAGCTACCTGAGTGAAGAGATCCACCCCAGCGTATTGGCCTTTTCCATGGGACTGTATATCAGCGGCAATTCGATTGGCGGCATGAGCGGTCGTCTGGTTAGCGGCGTGCTAAGCGACTATTTCCCCTGGCGAATTTCTGTCGGCGCCATCGGTGTTCTGGCGTTAATTTCAGCGCTGACCTTCTGGAAAATTCTGCCGGCGTCGCGCCATTTCCGTCCGGGATCTTTGCGTCCTAAAGCCTTATTGCTGAATGCGAAACTGCACTGGCATGATGCCGGGTTGCCATTGCTGTTTTTAGAGGGCTTTTTGCTGATGGGGTCGTTTGTTACCCTCTTTAATTACATCGGCTATCGATTATTGGCTTCACCCTATCTGCTTAGTCAGGCCGTCGTCGGTCTGCTGTCGGTCGTTTATCTGACCGGCACTTATAGCTCGCCGAAAGCCGGCGCATTAACGGCCCGTTATGGCCGGGGACCGGTACTGAGCATCTCCATCGCCATCATGCTGCTCGGCCTGCTCATTACCGCCTTTAGCCCGCTGTTGTGCGTTTTCCTCGGTATGATGATGTTTGCCGCCGGTTTCTTCGCTTCTCATGCCGTCGCCAGCGGTTGGATTGGTCAGCGTGCGCGCCGGGCAAAAGGCCAGGCGTCGTCCATGTATCTGTTTTCCTACTATTTCGGCTCTAGCCTGGCTGGGACCGTCGGCGGCGTATTCTGGTACTCGTATGGCTGGGCGGGCATCACCGTCTTTCTGGCAACCCTACTGATTATTGCATTACTGGTCAGTTTCCGCTTGAAACAACTAGACGCCGCCCTGAGCGGCTAG
- the ydfG gene encoding bifunctional NADP-dependent 3-hydroxy acid dehydrogenase/3-hydroxypropionate dehydrogenase YdfG: MIIFVTGATAGFGESITRRFIKEGHKVIACGRRQERLDALKTELGASLHTLRLDVRDRASIDQAVTSLPAEWRDIDVLVNNAGLALGLETADKANVNDWDVMIETNNKGLVFMTRALLPKMVKRNIGHIINIGSTAGNWPYPGGNVYGATKAFVRQFSLGLRADLFGTKVRVTNIEPGLVGGTEFSAVRFKGDEDKVNKTYGNTDPLTAEDIAESVFWVATLPSHVNINSLEMMPVSQSFAGLNVYREN; encoded by the coding sequence ATGATAATTTTCGTTACCGGCGCAACAGCCGGATTTGGTGAATCTATCACTCGTAGATTTATTAAAGAGGGTCATAAAGTTATCGCATGCGGTCGCCGTCAGGAACGTTTGGATGCGCTGAAAACAGAGCTGGGCGCATCGCTGCATACCCTGCGGTTGGACGTCCGCGATCGGGCATCAATCGATCAGGCGGTAACGTCTCTTCCTGCAGAGTGGCGCGATATCGATGTGCTGGTGAACAACGCCGGGCTGGCTTTAGGTTTGGAAACCGCCGACAAAGCCAATGTAAATGACTGGGATGTGATGATCGAGACCAACAACAAGGGGCTGGTCTTTATGACGCGCGCGCTGCTGCCGAAGATGGTCAAACGGAACATCGGACATATCATCAATATCGGTTCCACCGCCGGGAACTGGCCTTACCCCGGCGGTAACGTATATGGCGCGACTAAAGCCTTTGTCCGGCAGTTCAGCCTTGGTCTGCGGGCGGATTTGTTCGGGACTAAAGTTCGTGTCACGAACATCGAGCCGGGTTTGGTCGGCGGCACGGAATTTTCCGCCGTGCGCTTTAAGGGCGATGAAGATAAAGTGAATAAAACCTACGGTAATACCGATCCGCTTACGGCCGAAGATATCGCCGAGTCCGTATTCTGGGTAGCTACGTTGCCATCCCACGTCAATATTAACTCATTGGAAATGATGCCGGTCAGCCAATCCTTTGCCGGGCTGAACGTTTACCGCGAAAATTAA
- a CDS encoding glycosyl transferase: MSEFYQDGIITNFHNLTHRNVEELEYELQVFSGQNSMGLILPSLFSELEGPALDNIVELLSKVPYLSEIVIGLDRADREQFQYAREFFSRLPQRHRILWNDGPRLKALSDELADKSLAPTEPGKGRNVWFCVGYTLASRRTACVALHDCDIVTYSRSMLARLLYPVANPHFHYDFCKGYYARVADGKLNGRVGRLLVFPLLKSLQKVYGNSDYLEYIRSYRYPLSGEFAMRTHILNNLRIPSDWGLEIGVLSEIHRGTATSRICQVDIADNYEHKHQPMSEDDPNTGLQRMAIDITKALYRKLAILGVNITTDSFRILRATYYRTALDMIDAFEHDARMNGLHFDRHTEESAVELFSDVITLSGQVYSESPGDKPFVPSWNRVQSAFPDILERLYDAVEADNRDE, translated from the coding sequence TGAGTGAATTTTATCAGGATGGAATAATTACCAACTTCCACAATCTGACTCACAGAAATGTGGAAGAGCTTGAATATGAGCTACAGGTGTTTTCCGGGCAAAACAGTATGGGGCTTATTCTCCCTTCCCTGTTTTCCGAACTGGAAGGTCCGGCTCTGGATAATATTGTCGAGCTGTTATCCAAAGTGCCTTATCTCAGCGAGATCGTCATTGGTCTGGATCGAGCCGATCGGGAACAGTTTCAATATGCACGCGAGTTTTTCTCCCGACTGCCGCAGCGTCATCGCATCTTGTGGAACGATGGTCCCCGCTTAAAAGCATTAAGCGATGAATTGGCGGATAAATCCCTGGCGCCAACGGAGCCAGGCAAAGGCCGTAACGTGTGGTTTTGCGTCGGCTATACACTGGCGTCACGCCGGACAGCCTGTGTGGCGCTGCACGATTGTGACATTGTCACCTATAGCCGCAGCATGTTGGCCCGCCTGCTCTATCCTGTGGCGAATCCGCATTTTCATTATGACTTCTGCAAGGGTTACTATGCGCGCGTCGCCGACGGGAAACTCAATGGCCGCGTCGGCCGCCTGCTGGTCTTTCCATTGCTCAAATCACTGCAAAAGGTTTACGGCAACTCGGACTATCTGGAGTATATCCGCAGCTACCGCTACCCGTTATCGGGCGAATTCGCCATGCGCACCCATATTTTGAATAATCTGCGTATTCCCAGCGACTGGGGACTGGAAATCGGCGTTCTGTCGGAAATACACCGCGGCACAGCAACCAGCCGTATCTGTCAGGTGGATATTGCCGACAACTATGAACACAAGCATCAGCCCATGTCGGAAGACGATCCCAATACCGGGCTGCAGCGTATGGCCATCGATATCACGAAGGCGCTATACCGCAAGCTGGCGATTTTGGGGGTGAATATCACGACGGATTCATTCCGTATCCTGCGGGCGACCTACTATCGGACGGCGCTGGATATGATCGATGCTTTCGAACATGATGCCCGGATGAACGGGCTGCATTTCGATCGGCACACGGAGGAGTCCGCCGTTGAGCTGTTCTCTGATGTGATTACGCTTTCCGGCCAGGTATACAGTGAAAGTCCCGGTGATAAGCCCTTTGTTCCGAGCTGGAACCGCGTGCAGTCGGCTTTCCCTGATATTCTGGAACGTTTGTACGATGCCGTAGAGGCGGATAATCGGGACGAATAA
- a CDS encoding pyridoxamine 5'-phosphate oxidase family protein — protein sequence MDFLPQFNRLMTEQRDLALATSIENVPNVRIVNFYCDTSKKGIVYFSTFRDNQKVKEFKQNNRVAFTTIPLSENQHVRVMNAIVKKSDLTIYDLSEFLLKKNPGYQKIIDHAGDEIELYEIHFSQARVTLDFTCTGIVSF from the coding sequence ATGGATTTCTTACCGCAATTCAATCGATTGATGACAGAACAGCGAGACTTGGCTTTAGCGACCAGCATTGAAAATGTACCGAACGTTCGCATTGTGAACTTTTATTGCGACACATCGAAAAAAGGCATCGTCTATTTTTCAACATTCAGAGATAACCAGAAGGTCAAAGAGTTTAAGCAAAATAACCGGGTCGCTTTTACAACCATCCCTTTGTCGGAAAATCAACATGTTAGAGTGATGAATGCGATCGTTAAAAAGAGCGATTTGACTATCTACGATTTAAGTGAATTTTTATTAAAAAAAAATCCCGGTTATCAGAAGATAATCGATCATGCCGGTGATGAGATTGAACTCTACGAAATTCATTTTAGCCAAGCGCGGGTAACTCTAGACTTTACCTGTACGGGGATCGTGTCGTTTTAA
- a CDS encoding helix-turn-helix transcriptional regulator produces the protein MDKYKVNKRLFTTDDISTLLTGLGSLSSALSGKSLINTLAKIESLIPQQQAGEIKLKTSQIAIDLSRWIGSPNLQSHLEKIKQAMNQSLLLTFNYSDGKGIKSQRQIEPYQLRLKEGNWYVHGYCIARQDFRLFKLSRITQLNISEQTFIPRPFQPGMTEGAFWIEKPLIPVTLLLDESVRDLISERCDEENIQPYQDNKILVNFPFVADDQGYHFLLGLGDKCECLQPEFVRNELIRRIKKTLAIYEQ, from the coding sequence ATGGATAAATATAAAGTGAATAAAAGATTATTCACGACTGATGATATATCCACGCTGCTAACCGGCTTGGGAAGCCTTTCCTCCGCGTTATCGGGCAAATCGCTCATTAATACGCTGGCAAAAATAGAAAGCCTGATCCCGCAGCAACAAGCCGGGGAAATTAAGCTAAAAACCAGTCAGATTGCTATCGACCTGAGCCGCTGGATTGGTTCGCCGAATCTGCAATCGCATCTTGAAAAAATCAAACAGGCGATGAATCAAAGCCTATTGCTGACTTTCAACTACTCGGATGGCAAAGGGATAAAGAGTCAGCGGCAAATCGAACCCTATCAATTGAGATTAAAAGAGGGAAACTGGTATGTTCATGGTTATTGTATTGCAAGGCAAGATTTCCGGCTGTTTAAACTCTCCCGAATAACGCAGTTGAACATATCGGAACAGACCTTTATCCCCAGACCGTTTCAACCAGGAATGACGGAGGGGGCATTCTGGATAGAAAAACCATTAATTCCAGTGACGCTGCTGCTGGATGAGTCAGTTAGGGATTTAATTTCTGAGCGTTGCGATGAAGAGAACATTCAGCCTTATCAAGACAATAAGATATTGGTTAATTTTCCTTTTGTAGCAGATGACCAGGGATATCATTTTCTGCTTGGCTTAGGTGATAAATGTGAATGCCTGCAACCTGAATTTGTCCGCAATGAACTGATCCGCAGAATTAAAAAAACGCTGGCAATTTATGAACAATGA
- a CDS encoding DUF1283 family protein: MNQHSFVSLIRALIPLSMVVACAVWQPAVQAETRHVIIESDNTLSKEAARQSSEQWDSTRSLRSKVNSRVEKEFDKTEQAIDGEEKCNASYNVNAYWEANTSRCLDRHTGRPVTP, translated from the coding sequence ATGAACCAACACTCCTTTGTCTCTCTGATTCGGGCCTTGATCCCACTGTCCATGGTAGTGGCGTGCGCGGTTTGGCAACCGGCCGTCCAGGCGGAAACCCGTCATGTAATTATCGAATCCGATAATACGTTGTCCAAAGAAGCGGCTCGTCAAAGCAGTGAGCAGTGGGATTCAACCCGCTCTTTGCGTAGCAAAGTTAACTCTCGCGTTGAGAAAGAATTTGATAAAACTGAACAGGCGATAGACGGCGAGGAAAAATGTAACGCCAGCTATAACGTTAACGCCTATTGGGAAGCCAATACTTCACGTTGTCTCGATCGTCATACCGGTCGCCCGGTGACGCCCTGA
- a CDS encoding DUF1161 domain-containing protein, with product MKKTIIFGAALFVLAPLAAQASCESVKADISQKIINNGVPESGFTLDIVPNDQVSQVGGQVVGHCENDSQKIVYTRHADGEASTDSAPSTTDDQPAPTAQ from the coding sequence ATGAAAAAGACAATAATTTTTGGCGCGGCTTTATTTGTGCTTGCACCTCTGGCGGCACAAGCATCCTGTGAGAGCGTTAAAGCGGATATCTCGCAGAAGATCATCAATAATGGCGTACCTGAGTCGGGCTTTACGCTTGATATCGTTCCTAACGATCAGGTGAGTCAGGTCGGTGGTCAAGTAGTCGGTCATTGTGAAAATGACTCGCAAAAAATTGTTTATACCCGTCATGCTGATGGCGAAGCAAGCACCGACAGTGCGCCTTCGACAACAGATGACCAGCCTGCTCCCACCGCGCAGTAA
- a CDS encoding ROK family transcriptional regulator translates to MIADGQPGHIDQIKQMNAGAVYRLIDKYGPISRIELSKRAQLAPASITKIVRELLEAHLVQETEYQDVGSRGRPAIGLILDTQAWHFLSARINHNSITLALRDLSSKLVVEDCIPLPADHPQPLLQRILNEIDQFFIRYQNRLERLTAIAITAPGMIDATTGIIHRMPFYDVEEMAIGPALEQRTGLPVFVQHDICAWTMAEALYGASRGCQNVIQVVIDHNVGAGVITGGRVLHAGSRNLVEIGHTQVDPYGKRCYCGNHGCLETVASTASMLELAQQRMSASMSSSLHGVPLTVDNLCEVALKGDQLAKDIINDVGHNVGRIVAIMVNLFNPDKILVGSPLNKAANILYPAIMGCIHQQSFPPYSHNIKVEATQFYNQGTMPGAALVKDALYNGSLLVKLLQG, encoded by the coding sequence GTGATTGCCGACGGTCAGCCAGGACACATCGATCAGATTAAACAAATGAATGCCGGTGCTGTATACAGGTTGATCGATAAATATGGCCCGATATCACGTATTGAACTGTCTAAACGCGCGCAATTGGCGCCGGCCAGCATCACCAAAATCGTCCGCGAACTGCTGGAAGCCCATCTGGTTCAGGAAACGGAATATCAGGATGTCGGCAGCCGGGGGCGGCCGGCCATTGGGCTGATTCTTGACACTCAGGCATGGCATTTTCTTTCCGCACGCATCAATCATAACTCTATCACTTTGGCGCTGCGCGATCTGAGCAGCAAACTGGTCGTTGAAGATTGTATTCCTCTTCCCGCAGACCATCCACAGCCGCTGCTGCAGCGCATTTTAAATGAAATCGATCAATTTTTTATTCGCTATCAAAATCGGCTGGAACGCCTGACCGCTATCGCGATTACCGCGCCCGGCATGATCGATGCCACCACCGGCATTATCCACCGGATGCCGTTTTATGATGTCGAAGAGATGGCGATAGGGCCGGCATTGGAGCAGCGAACCGGATTACCCGTTTTCGTACAGCATGATATCTGCGCCTGGACGATGGCTGAGGCATTGTATGGCGCCTCACGCGGTTGTCAGAATGTGATTCAGGTGGTGATTGATCATAATGTCGGGGCGGGGGTGATTACCGGCGGACGCGTTCTGCATGCGGGCAGCCGAAACCTGGTTGAAATAGGGCATACGCAGGTCGATCCCTATGGCAAGCGCTGTTATTGCGGCAATCACGGCTGTCTTGAGACGGTTGCCAGTACCGCAAGCATGTTGGAACTGGCGCAGCAGCGGATGAGCGCCTCAATGAGCTCATCGCTGCATGGCGTGCCATTGACGGTCGACAACCTCTGCGAGGTCGCCCTGAAAGGCGATCAGTTGGCAAAAGATATTATTAACGATGTGGGTCATAACGTCGGACGTATTGTCGCCATTATGGTTAATTTATTTAATCCCGATAAAATCTTGGTCGGCTCTCCGCTAAATAAAGCCGCCAATATTTTATATCCGGCCATTATGGGATGTATTCATCAGCAGTCTTTTCCACCTTATAGCCACAACATTAAGGTAGAAGCGACCCAGTTTTATAATCAAGGCACGATGCCCGGCGCGGCATTGGTGAAAGATGCATTGTATAATGGGTCGTTGTTGGTGAAACTGTTGCAGGGTTAA
- a CDS encoding MDR family MFS transporter, whose amino-acid sequence MKTVDNSEHPPVPHRHWVLIACMLAMFTAAVEVTIVATALPTIIADLGGFSLLGWVFSGYLLTQAISIPIYGRLADLFGRKRVFFIGTIIFLLGSVLCGFSSHMGWLILFRTIQGLGAGAITPIAFTIVADVYSRTERPKIQGYLSSVWGISAIVGPLMGAFIVEHFTWALVFWVNVPIGLLSIFLLARYLPTINQVRQHQLDWIGAFYLAVTVASLLMALLQAEVLGLWIIPLMVIAVVGGVLLFKQETSTPEPLFPLALWRNRVIVAGNLGGLLIGATMMGVSAFLPTYIQSVMGRSPLEAGSILALMSIGWPLASTLGGRLMLWTSYRITAVSGCVLLIAGSLTLLTLAPDKSLNWARIAAFLIGAGMGLSNTTFLVSVQNAVDYSIRGIATASTMFTRMLGSALGTAILGATLNINLHLRLPGMADPLQVLMDTHSRSMMSATQLASLSWNVSSSIHCVFIVSALIAFITLFSAWMIPANQRI is encoded by the coding sequence ATGAAAACAGTCGATAATTCTGAACATCCACCTGTCCCGCATCGCCACTGGGTTTTAATTGCCTGCATGCTGGCGATGTTTACGGCGGCGGTTGAAGTCACCATTGTGGCGACCGCATTACCGACGATTATTGCGGATTTAGGCGGTTTTTCTCTATTGGGATGGGTTTTCTCCGGCTATTTGCTTACGCAGGCGATCAGTATTCCTATTTATGGTCGGCTGGCCGACCTGTTTGGCCGTAAGCGTGTTTTTTTCATCGGGACGATTATTTTTCTGCTGGGATCGGTGCTGTGCGGTTTTTCCAGCCATATGGGATGGCTAATTCTGTTCCGTACCATTCAGGGGTTAGGCGCCGGGGCAATCACGCCGATCGCGTTTACGATAGTCGCTGATGTGTATAGCAGGACGGAACGGCCTAAAATTCAAGGATATCTCTCCAGCGTGTGGGGGATCTCGGCAATTGTCGGCCCGCTGATGGGCGCCTTCATCGTTGAGCATTTTACCTGGGCTCTGGTCTTCTGGGTTAACGTCCCCATTGGATTACTGTCGATATTTTTATTAGCCCGTTATTTGCCGACGATTAACCAGGTACGGCAGCACCAGTTGGACTGGATTGGCGCATTCTATCTCGCCGTCACCGTCGCCAGCCTGTTGATGGCGCTATTACAGGCTGAAGTGCTTGGCCTGTGGATCATCCCGCTAATGGTGATTGCCGTGGTCGGGGGCGTTTTATTGTTCAAGCAGGAAACGAGCACGCCGGAGCCGCTTTTCCCGTTAGCCCTATGGCGTAACCGGGTGATTGTCGCAGGCAATCTTGGCGGTCTGTTGATCGGTGCGACTATGATGGGGGTCAGCGCTTTTCTTCCTACCTATATTCAGAGCGTAATGGGCCGTTCGCCGCTGGAGGCGGGCAGTATTCTGGCGCTGATGTCGATTGGCTGGCCGTTGGCCAGTACTCTGGGCGGCAGATTAATGCTGTGGACATCCTACCGAATTACCGCCGTCAGCGGCTGCGTGCTGCTGATTGCCGGAAGTTTGACGCTGTTAACGCTCGCTCCTGATAAATCGCTGAACTGGGCGCGCATCGCTGCTTTTCTTATCGGCGCCGGTATGGGGTTAAGCAACACGACCTTTTTGGTGTCGGTGCAAAACGCGGTGGACTACTCCATCCGCGGTATCGCAACCGCATCAACCATGTTTACCCGGATGTTGGGTTCGGCGCTGGGAACGGCGATTCTTGGGGCGACGTTGAATATTAACCTGCATTTGCGTCTGCCAGGAATGGCCGACCCGTTGCAGGTGCTGATGGATACCCATAGCCGGAGCATGATGAGCGCGACACAGCTTGCATCGCTCTCTTGGAATGTTTCATCCTCAATACATTGTGTGTTCATTGTTTCTGCGTTGATTGCGTTTATTACGCTATTTTCAGCCTGGATGATCCCCGCCAATCAACGAATTTGA
- the bioD gene encoding dethiobiotin synthase, with protein MSNRIFVTGTDTAVGKTVVSKALLQKLAMSGKSVAGYKPIAKGCVETDEGLRDKDALLLQAASSMSLHYDVVNPIALQEDEISASEHPINYSSMTQGLQYLSDVADIVVVEGSGGWRTLMNDLRPYSEWVVQEQLPVVLVVGIKLGCISHALLTAQAIINDGLPLAGWVANRINPGLANYADIITALRKKIPAPQLGELPYLPRAEQRDLSSYIDLSALNY; from the coding sequence ATGTCGAACCGCATTTTTGTCACTGGTACTGATACCGCAGTCGGTAAAACTGTTGTATCCAAAGCGTTATTGCAGAAGTTGGCAATGAGCGGGAAATCGGTGGCAGGTTATAAACCAATAGCAAAAGGTTGTGTGGAAACGGATGAGGGGCTACGGGATAAAGATGCGCTGCTGTTGCAAGCGGCGTCTTCGATGAGTCTGCACTATGACGTGGTAAATCCGATTGCATTGCAAGAAGACGAAATCAGCGCGAGCGAACACCCGATTAACTACAGCTCCATGACGCAGGGATTACAGTACTTAAGCGATGTCGCCGACATTGTCGTCGTTGAGGGCAGCGGCGGCTGGCGTACGTTGATGAACGATCTGCGTCCTTATTCTGAATGGGTTGTTCAGGAACAGCTTCCGGTTGTTTTAGTCGTCGGTATTAAATTGGGCTGCATCAGCCATGCTTTATTAACCGCGCAGGCCATTATTAATGACGGGTTGCCGCTGGCTGGCTGGGTCGCCAATCGAATTAATCCGGGACTGGCGAATTATGCGGATATCATTACCGCCTTGCGTAAAAAAATTCCCGCGCCGCAATTAGGGGAATTACCTTATTTACCCCGGGCTGAACAGCGTGACTTATCTTCTTATATCGATCTTTCGGCGCTGAATTATTAG
- a CDS encoding LysR substrate-binding domain-containing protein gives MNIELRHLRYFIAVAEELHFGRAAEKLLISQPPLSQQIQILEEQVGAKLLERNNRNVRLTPAGEMFLKEAWSIIAQVNQAAERAARIQRGEIGELTIGFTSSAPFIKKVSRSLLRFRQSFPQVHIQMIELNTKQQIEPLLNGKLDIGVMRNNPLPDALEHQLLLHEALVAVVHEEHPLAIAKGPISVSQLANEPFVFFSRAVGTALYDETLTLLKKYGITPYITQEVGEAMTIVGLVSSGLGVSILPASFMRIKVDGVKYLQLAEIDAITEVWLVTARHRPLKTAAETLISLMLNR, from the coding sequence ATGAATATCGAACTACGCCATCTGCGCTATTTTATTGCCGTTGCCGAAGAGTTGCATTTTGGTCGCGCAGCTGAGAAATTGCTTATTTCTCAACCACCTCTCAGCCAACAAATACAAATTCTGGAGGAACAGGTCGGCGCGAAGTTGTTGGAGCGCAATAATCGTAATGTCCGTTTGACTCCGGCGGGTGAAATGTTTTTAAAAGAGGCCTGGTCAATCATCGCCCAGGTCAATCAGGCGGCGGAACGCGCCGCCCGAATACAGCGGGGAGAAATAGGGGAGCTGACTATTGGTTTTACTTCATCGGCTCCCTTCATCAAAAAAGTGTCCCGTAGCCTGCTGCGGTTCCGCCAGTCCTTCCCGCAGGTACACATTCAGATGATCGAATTGAATACCAAGCAGCAAATCGAACCTTTGCTGAATGGTAAACTTGATATCGGCGTGATGCGTAATAATCCGCTACCCGATGCGTTGGAGCACCAGTTGCTGCTGCATGAGGCGCTTGTCGCGGTAGTGCATGAGGAACACCCGTTGGCCATAGCCAAAGGGCCCATCAGCGTGAGTCAGTTGGCGAATGAACCTTTTGTTTTCTTCTCTCGGGCGGTTGGTACGGCGCTGTATGATGAAACCCTGACGTTGCTGAAAAAATACGGGATCACGCCCTATATTACTCAGGAAGTCGGTGAAGCCATGACGATTGTTGGTCTGGTGTCATCCGGTTTAGGCGTGTCCATTCTTCCTGCCTCGTTCATGCGTATCAAAGTTGATGGCGTGAAATATTTACAATTAGCGGAAATTGATGCGATTACCGAGGTGTGGTTGGTTACGGCGCGGCATAGGCCATTAAAAACGGCGGCGGAGACACTGATTTCGCTTATGCTCAACCGATAA